The following coding sequences are from one Megamonas funiformis window:
- the argC gene encoding N-acetyl-gamma-glutamyl-phosphate reductase has protein sequence MIRVSIIGATGYAGAELLRLLYNHPQVQVVHITSESYTGKKISEVYPHLRGLYDQELISMKDMDTIANDSDFVFIGLPHGHAMEVGKALADTNVRIIDLGADYRFDDTDIYEAWYKVAHTHKDAPRVYGLAELYREDIKNAKIIGNAGCYTTASILALAPLVKNEFIEPNTIIVDAKSGTSGSGRSAKQMTHYPELYDNFKAYGVATHRHTPEIEQALGHLCHRKVTLNFTPHLVPMSRGILSTCYANIKQWVTPEMIDKAYTDMYGDEYFIRLLGRGAYPSTKEVRGSNFCDIGWHIDLRTGRIIVLSAIDNLVKGAAGQAIQNFNIACGFDEKTGLDFTPIYP, from the coding sequence ATGATTAGAGTAAGTATTATTGGTGCTACTGGATATGCTGGTGCAGAACTTTTACGTTTACTGTACAACCATCCCCAAGTTCAAGTAGTGCATATAACTTCAGAAAGTTATACTGGTAAAAAAATTTCTGAAGTATATCCTCACTTACGAGGATTATATGACCAAGAATTAATCAGTATGAAAGATATGGATACTATCGCAAACGATAGCGATTTTGTATTTATTGGTCTTCCTCATGGTCATGCTATGGAAGTAGGTAAAGCTTTAGCCGATACTAATGTTCGCATTATTGATTTAGGTGCTGATTATCGCTTTGATGATACAGATATCTATGAAGCATGGTATAAAGTAGCTCATACACATAAAGACGCACCTCGCGTTTATGGTTTAGCTGAACTTTATCGCGAAGATATTAAAAATGCTAAAATTATTGGTAATGCTGGTTGCTATACTACTGCTAGTATCTTAGCTTTAGCACCACTTGTAAAAAATGAATTTATTGAACCAAATACTATTATTGTTGATGCTAAATCTGGTACTTCTGGTTCTGGTCGTTCAGCTAAACAAATGACACATTACCCTGAGCTTTATGATAATTTCAAAGCTTATGGCGTAGCTACACATCGTCATACACCTGAAATCGAACAGGCTTTAGGTCATTTATGTCATCGTAAAGTTACTTTGAACTTCACACCTCATCTAGTACCAATGTCTAGAGGAATTTTAAGCACTTGCTATGCTAATATCAAACAATGGGTTACTCCAGAAATGATAGATAAAGCATACACTGATATGTATGGCGATGAATATTTCATTCGCTTATTAGGTAGAGGTGCTTATCCATCTACTAAAGAAGTTCGTGGTTCTAACTTCTGCGATATCGGTTGGCATATTGACCTTAGAACAGGTCGCATTATCGTCCTTTCCGCTATTGATAATTTAGTAAAAGGCGCCGCAGGTCAAGCTATTCAAAACTTTAATATTGCTTGCGGTTTTGATGAAAAAACAGGATTGGATTTCACTCCAATTTATCCATGA
- a CDS encoding SufB/SufD family protein, with protein sequence MLDNLEKDLLEKVAGIKDKPQGAYNIRLNSKAVDRASSKNITITKKEDKDGIDIRIAPGTKKEVCYIPVIMDKSGVNELVYNDFFIGDDCDVTIVAGCGIHNCGNADSEHDGIHAFYIGKNSKVKYLEKHYGSGDGDGKRIMNPTTIVEMDENSYMEMETTQIRGINSTKRITKGTVGKNSTLIVKEKLLTHGNQYAESDFEVNLDGENSHSNIISRAVAQEKSKQIFIAKIYGNNKCHGHSECDAIIMDDATISAIPEIKANHPESNLIHEAAIGKIAGEQLIKLMSLGLTEKEAENQIINGFLK encoded by the coding sequence ATGTTAGATAATCTAGAAAAAGATTTATTAGAAAAAGTAGCCGGTATTAAAGATAAACCACAAGGTGCTTATAATATCCGTTTAAATAGTAAAGCTGTTGATAGAGCTTCTAGTAAAAATATAACTATAACTAAAAAAGAAGATAAAGATGGCATTGATATCCGCATTGCTCCAGGAACAAAAAAAGAAGTTTGTTACATTCCTGTAATCATGGATAAATCTGGCGTTAATGAATTAGTATATAATGACTTTTTCATCGGTGATGATTGTGATGTAACCATCGTCGCTGGCTGTGGTATCCATAACTGTGGCAATGCAGACTCCGAACATGATGGTATTCATGCTTTTTATATAGGTAAAAATTCTAAAGTAAAATATTTAGAAAAACATTATGGTTCTGGCGATGGTGATGGTAAACGCATCATGAACCCTACTACCATTGTTGAAATGGACGAAAATTCCTATATGGAAATGGAAACAACTCAAATTCGTGGTATTAATTCTACAAAAAGAATTACTAAAGGAACTGTTGGTAAAAATTCCACTTTAATTGTAAAAGAAAAACTTTTAACACATGGCAATCAATATGCAGAAAGTGATTTTGAAGTAAATTTAGATGGAGAAAATTCCCACTCTAATATTATCTCTCGAGCTGTAGCTCAAGAAAAATCAAAACAAATCTTCATTGCTAAAATCTATGGTAATAACAAATGCCATGGTCATTCTGAATGTGATGCTATCATCATGGACGATGCTACAATTTCTGCAATTCCTGAAATCAAAGCAAATCACCCTGAATCAAATTTAATTCATGAAGCAGCTATCGGTAAAATTGCAGGAGAACAATTAATAAAATTAATGAGCTTAGGCTTAACTGAAAAAGAAGCCGAAAATCAAATCATAAACGGTTTCTTAAAATAA
- a CDS encoding ABC transporter ATP-binding protein yields the protein MLELKNLSFSVNDGNKTKQILKDINLVIDDKKFTVITGPNGGGKSTLAKIIMGIEKPTSGKIFFNGEDITDWDITKRALAGISFAFQQPVRFKGIGVKDLLSLAAGEKLSTSGACTYLSEVGLCAADYINREVDTSLSGGEIKRIEIATILARKQTKLAVFDEPEAGIDLWSFQKLISVFEKLHEQQQSIMIISHQERILNIADQIVLVANGSIKQIGTKEEIMPQLMEVAGVCDFYKK from the coding sequence ATGTTAGAATTAAAAAATCTATCATTTTCTGTTAATGATGGAAATAAAACAAAACAAATTCTTAAAGATATCAATTTAGTTATTGATGATAAAAAATTTACAGTAATCACAGGTCCAAATGGTGGTGGTAAATCTACATTAGCCAAAATCATCATGGGCATTGAAAAACCAACTAGCGGAAAAATCTTCTTTAATGGTGAAGATATAACTGATTGGGATATTACTAAACGAGCTTTAGCTGGTATTAGTTTTGCCTTCCAGCAACCAGTTCGCTTCAAAGGAATTGGTGTTAAAGATTTACTCAGCCTAGCAGCTGGAGAAAAATTATCTACTAGTGGTGCTTGCACTTATCTTTCTGAAGTAGGTCTTTGCGCTGCTGATTATATAAATCGTGAAGTAGATACTTCCCTATCTGGTGGTGAAATCAAACGTATTGAAATCGCTACTATCTTAGCTCGTAAACAAACTAAATTAGCTGTTTTTGATGAACCTGAAGCTGGTATTGATTTATGGAGCTTCCAAAAACTCATCAGTGTTTTTGAAAAATTACATGAACAACAACAATCCATTATGATTATTTCTCATCAAGAACGCATCTTAAATATAGCTGACCAAATTGTATTAGTTGCAAATGGCTCCATTAAACAAATTGGCACAAAAGAAGAAATCATGCCTCAACTTATGGAAGTTGCTGGTGTTTGTGATTTCTATAAAAAATAG
- the rpmG gene encoding 50S ribosomal protein L33, giving the protein MRNAVTLACTECKQRNYQTNKNKKNNPDRIEMKKYCKFCKKHTLHRETK; this is encoded by the coding sequence ATGCGCAATGCTGTTACTTTAGCCTGCACTGAATGCAAACAGCGCAACTATCAGACTAATAAAAACAAAAAAAATAATCCTGATAGAATTGAAATGAAAAAGTATTGCAAATTCTGTAAAAAACATACTTTACACAGAGAAACAAAATAA
- the secE gene encoding preprotein translocase subunit SecE, whose translation MAQNENTPVNQEKSGIIGFLSGVKSELKKVVWPTRRELVSYTGVVFVAVAFVCALIWICDTVFARIFDLILR comes from the coding sequence ATGGCACAGAATGAGAATACTCCAGTAAATCAGGAAAAATCCGGAATAATAGGATTTTTATCTGGTGTAAAAAGTGAGTTAAAAAAAGTTGTTTGGCCTACTCGCAGAGAACTGGTTTCTTATACAGGAGTAGTTTTCGTTGCAGTGGCATTTGTTTGTGCTTTAATTTGGATATGTGATACTGTTTTTGCCCGTATATTTGATCTCATTTTACGATAA
- the nusG gene encoding transcription termination/antitermination protein NusG: MELEKKWYVIHTYSGYENKVKANLERKIHSMGMEDKIFNVIVPVEKETEKRNGKEKVVERKIFPGYVLLEMIVDERSWYIVRNTPGVTGFVGSNTKPVPLTEEEANRILKAMGMDKPTELDVEVGDQVNITSGAFENFVATITEIDYSKSKIKGVVDMFGRETAIEADFDQIEKI; the protein is encoded by the coding sequence ATGGAATTAGAAAAGAAATGGTATGTTATACATACATATTCCGGTTATGAAAACAAAGTAAAAGCCAATCTTGAAAGAAAAATCCACTCCATGGGCATGGAAGACAAAATCTTCAATGTAATCGTGCCTGTAGAAAAAGAGACTGAAAAGAGAAATGGCAAAGAAAAAGTAGTAGAAAGAAAAATTTTTCCAGGTTATGTCTTACTTGAAATGATAGTTGATGAACGTTCTTGGTATATTGTAAGAAATACACCAGGCGTTACAGGATTTGTAGGTTCAAATACAAAACCTGTTCCATTAACTGAAGAAGAAGCAAATAGAATTTTAAAAGCAATGGGTATGGATAAACCAACAGAACTTGATGTTGAAGTGGGAGACCAAGTAAACATTACTTCTGGTGCTTTTGAAAATTTTGTTGCAACTATAACAGAAATTGATTATAGTAAGAGTAAGATTAAAGGCGTTGTTGATATGTTTGGTCGTGAAACTGCAATTGAAGCAGATTTCGACCAGATAGAAAAAATATAA
- the rplK gene encoding 50S ribosomal protein L11, translating into MAKKVVKLVKLQVLAGKATPAPPVGPALGQAGVNIMAFVKEFNERTAKQGGLIIPVEITVFEDRSFTFVTKTPPAAVLLKKAAGIEKASGEPNKKKVAKLPRAEAMKIAESKMQDLNAADIEAATRMIEGTARSMGIEIVD; encoded by the coding sequence ATGGCAAAAAAAGTTGTTAAACTTGTAAAATTGCAAGTTCTCGCTGGTAAAGCTACTCCTGCTCCTCCAGTTGGTCCTGCTTTAGGTCAGGCTGGTGTAAATATCATGGCTTTCGTTAAAGAATTCAACGAAAGAACTGCTAAACAGGGCGGTTTAATTATTCCAGTAGAAATTACAGTTTTTGAAGATAGATCCTTTACTTTTGTTACAAAAACTCCACCAGCAGCTGTGTTATTAAAGAAAGCAGCTGGCATTGAAAAAGCATCTGGTGAACCTAATAAAAAGAAAGTGGCTAAATTACCACGTGCTGAAGCAATGAAAATTGCTGAAAGCAAAATGCAAGACCTCAATGCTGCAGATATCGAAGCTGCAACTCGCATGATTGAAGGTACTGCACGCAGCATGGGTATCGAAATCGTTGACTAA
- the rplA gene encoding 50S ribosomal protein L1, with product MAKFGKKYQDAAKLVEAGKAYDLAEAIEVVKKTATAKFDESVDVAVRLGVNPKYADQQVRGAVVLPHGTGKSKRVLVFAKGDKVAEAEAAGADFVGSDELVAKIKEGWCDFDVTVATPDMMGVVGRLGKILGPRGLMPNPKLGTVTMDLTKAVNEIKAGKVEYRTDKAGNVHVPIGKVSFDNAKLVENLQVLLDTLVKVKPAAAKGQYMRNITVSTTMGPAVTVNTNFKAAKAE from the coding sequence ATGGCTAAATTTGGTAAAAAATACCAGGACGCAGCTAAATTAGTTGAAGCTGGTAAAGCATATGATTTAGCAGAAGCTATTGAAGTAGTTAAAAAAACTGCTACTGCTAAATTTGATGAAAGTGTTGATGTAGCTGTTCGTTTAGGTGTTAACCCTAAATATGCAGATCAGCAAGTTCGCGGTGCCGTTGTATTACCACATGGTACTGGTAAATCTAAAAGAGTTTTAGTTTTTGCTAAAGGCGATAAAGTTGCTGAAGCAGAAGCTGCTGGAGCTGACTTCGTTGGCTCTGATGAACTCGTTGCAAAAATCAAAGAGGGCTGGTGTGACTTCGATGTTACAGTAGCAACTCCTGATATGATGGGTGTTGTAGGTCGTTTAGGTAAAATCCTTGGTCCTCGTGGCTTAATGCCAAACCCTAAACTTGGTACTGTTACAATGGATTTAACAAAAGCTGTTAATGAAATTAAAGCAGGTAAAGTTGAATATAGAACAGATAAAGCTGGTAACGTACATGTGCCAATCGGTAAAGTTTCTTTCGACAATGCAAAACTTGTTGAAAACTTACAGGTTCTTCTTGACACATTAGTAAAAGTTAAACCAGCAGCAGCTAAAGGTCAGTATATGCGTAACATCACAGTTAGCACAACTATGGGCCCAGCTGTTACTGTAAACACAAACTTCAAAGCTGCTAAAGCTGAATAA
- the rplJ gene encoding 50S ribosomal protein L10 yields the protein MANIRPEKQAAVAGLKEQLSSAKGAVLTGYRGLTVAQDMKLRAKLREAGVTYHVVKNTMVRIAANEIGLEGLDPVLNGTTALAVSADDAVAPAKVIYEFIKENKLENTEVLTIKAGLVEGKVINVEEVKALASLPSREVLIAKVLGSMQAPISGVVNVLQGTIRNAVYVLDAIRAQKESA from the coding sequence ATGGCAAACATTCGTCCAGAAAAACAGGCCGCAGTTGCAGGTCTTAAAGAACAACTTAGCTCTGCAAAAGGTGCTGTATTAACAGGTTATAGAGGTTTAACTGTAGCTCAAGATATGAAACTTCGTGCTAAACTTCGTGAAGCAGGTGTTACTTATCATGTTGTAAAAAATACAATGGTTCGTATTGCTGCAAATGAAATTGGCTTAGAAGGTTTAGATCCAGTTCTTAACGGTACTACTGCTCTTGCAGTATCCGCTGATGATGCTGTAGCTCCAGCTAAAGTTATATATGAATTCATCAAAGAAAACAAACTTGAAAACACAGAAGTTTTAACTATTAAAGCTGGTCTTGTTGAAGGTAAAGTTATCAATGTTGAAGAAGTTAAAGCTTTGGCATCCCTACCATCCCGCGAAGTTCTCATCGCGAAAGTTCTTGGCAGTATGCAAGCTCCTATCTCTGGCGTTGTCAACGTACTTCAGGGTACTATTCGCAATGCAGTATATGTGCTTGATGCAATCCGCGCTCAGAAAGAATCTGCATAA
- the rplL gene encoding 50S ribosomal protein L7/L12 translates to MTKEEIMQAIEEMTVLELSELVKAMEEKFGVSAAAPVAVAAAPAAGAAAAEEKTEFDVILASAGDKKINVIKVVREVTGLGLKEAKALVDGAPAPVKEGASKEDAEALKAKLEEAGATVELK, encoded by the coding sequence ATGACTAAAGAAGAAATTATGCAAGCCATTGAAGAAATGACTGTTCTTGAATTATCCGAACTTGTAAAAGCTATGGAAGAAAAATTTGGTGTTAGCGCTGCTGCTCCTGTAGCTGTAGCTGCTGCTCCTGCAGCTGGTGCTGCTGCTGCTGAAGAAAAAACTGAATTCGATGTAATTCTTGCTTCCGCTGGCGACAAAAAAATCAACGTAATCAAAGTTGTTCGTGAAGTAACTGGCCTTGGCTTAAAAGAAGCTAAAGCTTTAGTTGACGGTGCTCCTGCTCCTGTTAAAGAAGGTGCTTCCAAAGAAGACGCTGAAGCTTTAAAAGCTAAATTAGAAGAAGCTGGCGCAACTGTAGAACTTAAATAA
- a CDS encoding DUF4318 domain-containing protein — protein MFNLLKKVIYIPLKDNPNPNFIEIQDLINQYCKEYNYTLRFIDDKEIEIDGKKYVYSKDFESGSRGNYAIKCIEK, from the coding sequence TTGTTTAATTTATTAAAAAAAGTAATTTATATCCCATTAAAAGATAATCCAAATCCTAATTTTATAGAAATACAGGATTTGATAAATCAATATTGTAAGGAATATAATTACACTTTAAGATTTATAGATGATAAAGAAATAGAAATTGATGGGAAAAAATATGTTTATAGCAAAGATTTTGAGTCGGGTAGTAGAGGAAATTATGCAATAAAGTGTATAGAAAAGTAA
- a CDS encoding ribosomal L7Ae/L30e/S12e/Gadd45 family protein: protein MTVTLKNAKRVIGIKQVTKAVKNDLAKCVYVADDADDRVLSPLKELCMTKNVEMIFGNTMAELGKSCNIEVGAAAVALL, encoded by the coding sequence ATGACAGTTACACTGAAAAATGCTAAACGCGTTATTGGCATAAAACAAGTTACTAAAGCGGTGAAAAACGATTTAGCGAAATGTGTTTACGTAGCAGATGACGCAGATGATAGAGTTTTAAGCCCTTTAAAAGAGCTTTGTATGACTAAAAATGTAGAAATGATTTTTGGAAATACAATGGCTGAACTAGGTAAATCCTGTAACATTGAAGTAGGAGCTGCTGCGGTAGCATTACTTTAA
- the rpsL gene encoding 30S ribosomal protein S12: MPTINQLIRKSRQSMQEKSTAPALKNCPQKRGVCTRVYTTTPKKPNSALRKVARVRLTNSIEVTAYIPGIGHNLQEHSVVLIRGGRVKDLPGVRYHIIRGSLDTAGVQNREQGRSKYGAKRPKKK; encoded by the coding sequence ATGCCTACAATAAATCAGTTGATTCGTAAAAGCAGACAGAGCATGCAGGAAAAATCTACAGCACCGGCATTAAAAAATTGCCCGCAGAAACGTGGTGTTTGCACAAGAGTATATACTACTACTCCTAAAAAACCAAACTCCGCATTGCGTAAAGTTGCCCGTGTTCGTTTAACGAATAGTATTGAAGTAACAGCTTATATCCCTGGTATTGGTCACAATCTTCAGGAACATAGTGTTGTTTTAATTAGAGGCGGTCGTGTAAAAGACTTACCAGGTGTGCGTTATCACATCATTCGTGGTTCTTTGGATACTGCAGGTGTTCAAAACCGTGAACAAGGAAGATCTAAATACGGTGCAAAACGTCCTAAGAAAAAATAA
- the rpsG gene encoding 30S ribosomal protein S7 yields MPRKGSVPKRDVLPDPVYKSKVVTKFINKVMLSGKKGVAEKVVYDAFDIIKEKTGKDPMEVFETALKNVMPVLEVRARRVGGANYQVPVEVRQDRRMTLGIRWIVNYARLRGEKTMNERLSGELMDAANNTGAAIKKKEDTHKMAEANKAFAHYRW; encoded by the coding sequence ATGCCAAGAAAAGGTTCCGTACCTAAAAGAGATGTATTACCAGATCCGGTGTACAAATCCAAGGTTGTAACTAAATTCATAAATAAAGTTATGCTTTCCGGTAAAAAAGGTGTTGCTGAGAAAGTTGTATATGATGCATTTGACATTATAAAAGAAAAAACTGGTAAAGACCCGATGGAAGTTTTTGAAACTGCATTGAAAAATGTTATGCCAGTATTAGAAGTTCGTGCTCGCCGTGTTGGTGGTGCTAACTACCAAGTTCCTGTAGAAGTTCGTCAGGATCGTCGTATGACACTTGGTATTCGTTGGATTGTTAACTATGCTAGACTTCGTGGTGAAAAAACTATGAACGAACGTCTTTCCGGCGAATTAATGGATGCTGCTAATAACACAGGTGCAGCAATTAAGAAAAAAGAAGATACTCATAAAATGGCTGAAGCTAATAAAGCATTTGCTCATTATCGTTGGTAA
- the fusA gene encoding elongation factor G, whose amino-acid sequence MARAFSLEKTRNIGIIAHIDAGKTTTTERILFYTGILHKMGEVHEGGATMDWMAQEKERGITITSAATTCHWKNHRINIIDTPGHVDFTVEVERSLKVLDGAVTVLSAKSGVEPQSETVWRQAERYHVPRMVYVNKMDIIGADFYNVLKMMVERLNAHPVAIQIPIGSEDTFQGLIDLIKMKAVIYEEDYTKEPEAVEIPAEYKEKAEEYRQKMLDSVAETDDELMMKYLEGEELTEEEIKAAIRKATIACEITPVVCGSSYKDKGIQPMLDAVVDYMPAPVDIPAIKGINPDTNEEDKRESSDEEPFAALAFKIMADPFVGKLAFFRVYSGTLNAGSYVFNSTKGKKERIGRILQMHANNRKEIEVVYSGDIAAAVGLKDTTTGDTLCDENHPIILESMEFPDPVISVAVEPKTKADQEKMGIALQKLAEEDPTFRVRTDAETGQTIISGMGELHLDIIVDRMSREFKVDCKVGKPQVAYRETIRKTVKSEGKFVRQSGGKGQYGHCWIELIPQDPGEGFSFESKIVGGAIPKEYIGPIENGIKEAMENGVVAGYPMVDIKAIVYDGSYHEVDSSEMAFKVAGSMAFKAGALKANPVLLEPYVKVEVTVPEEYMGDVIGDLNSRRGRIEGMEPRNGVQVINAFVPLSEMFGYATDLRSKTQGRGNYSMEVSYYDEVPKNISDAIVAKTKGE is encoded by the coding sequence GTGGCAAGAGCATTTTCACTCGAAAAAACTCGTAACATTGGTATTATAGCACATATTGATGCTGGTAAAACCACTACTACAGAGCGTATTCTGTTCTACACAGGTATACTTCATAAAATGGGTGAAGTTCATGAAGGTGGAGCAACAATGGACTGGATGGCACAGGAAAAAGAAAGAGGTATTACAATTACTTCTGCTGCTACAACTTGCCATTGGAAAAACCATCGTATTAACATCATTGATACACCAGGTCACGTGGATTTCACAGTTGAAGTAGAACGCTCTCTTAAAGTACTTGATGGTGCTGTTACTGTATTATCCGCAAAAAGCGGTGTTGAACCTCAATCTGAAACAGTTTGGCGTCAAGCTGAAAGATATCATGTACCTCGTATGGTATACGTTAACAAAATGGATATCATCGGTGCTGACTTCTATAATGTTCTCAAAATGATGGTTGAACGTCTTAACGCACATCCAGTTGCTATTCAGATTCCAATCGGATCTGAAGATACTTTCCAAGGTCTTATTGACTTAATTAAAATGAAAGCTGTAATCTACGAAGAAGATTATACAAAAGAGCCTGAAGCCGTAGAAATTCCAGCTGAATATAAAGAAAAAGCTGAAGAATATCGTCAGAAAATGCTTGATTCTGTTGCAGAAACAGATGATGAATTAATGATGAAATATCTTGAAGGTGAAGAACTTACTGAAGAAGAAATCAAAGCTGCAATTCGTAAAGCTACAATCGCTTGCGAAATTACTCCAGTAGTTTGCGGTTCTTCTTACAAAGATAAAGGTATTCAGCCTATGCTTGATGCTGTTGTTGACTATATGCCAGCTCCAGTTGATATTCCAGCAATCAAAGGTATAAATCCTGATACAAATGAAGAAGACAAACGTGAATCTAGCGACGAAGAACCATTCGCAGCGTTAGCATTCAAAATTATGGCTGACCCATTTGTTGGTAAACTCGCATTCTTCCGTGTTTACTCCGGTACATTAAATGCTGGTTCTTATGTATTTAACTCTACAAAAGGCAAAAAAGAACGTATCGGACGTATTTTACAGATGCATGCAAACAACCGTAAAGAAATTGAAGTTGTTTACAGCGGTGATATCGCTGCTGCTGTAGGTCTTAAAGATACTACAACAGGTGATACACTTTGCGATGAAAATCATCCAATCATTCTTGAATCTATGGAATTCCCAGATCCAGTTATTTCCGTAGCTGTAGAACCAAAAACTAAAGCTGACCAGGAAAAAATGGGTATTGCTCTCCAGAAATTAGCAGAAGAAGATCCTACATTCCGTGTAAGAACTGATGCTGAAACTGGACAGACAATTATCTCTGGTATGGGTGAATTACATCTCGATATTATCGTAGACCGTATGAGCCGCGAATTTAAAGTAGATTGTAAAGTAGGTAAACCACAGGTTGCTTACCGTGAAACAATCCGCAAAACAGTTAAATCTGAAGGTAAATTCGTTCGTCAGTCCGGTGGTAAAGGTCAGTATGGTCATTGCTGGATTGAACTCATTCCACAAGATCCAGGTGAAGGTTTCTCCTTCGAAAGCAAAATCGTTGGTGGTGCTATTCCTAAAGAATACATCGGACCAATCGAAAATGGTATCAAAGAAGCTATGGAAAACGGTGTTGTTGCTGGTTATCCAATGGTTGATATCAAAGCTATCGTTTATGATGGTTCTTATCATGAAGTTGACTCCTCAGAAATGGCCTTCAAAGTTGCAGGTTCTATGGCATTCAAAGCTGGTGCTTTAAAAGCAAATCCAGTATTATTAGAACCATATGTAAAAGTTGAAGTTACTGTTCCTGAAGAATACATGGGCGATGTAATTGGTGACTTAAACTCCCGTCGTGGTCGTATCGAAGGTATGGAACCACGCAATGGTGTACAAGTAATCAACGCATTTGTTCCACTTTCTGAAATGTTCGGTTATGCAACCGACTTACGCTCTAAAACACAGGGTCGTGGGAACTACTCCATGGAAGTTTCTTACTATGATGAAGTTCCTAAAAATATATCTGATGCTATTGTCGCTAAAACAAAAGGCGAATAA
- the tuf gene encoding elongation factor Tu, with protein sequence MAKQKFERTKPHVNIGTIGHVDHGKTTLTAAITKVLSEKGMAQFEDYSMIDKAPEERERGITINTAHVEYETDSRHYAHVDCPGHADYVKNMITGAAQMDGAILVVSAADGPMPQTREHILLARQVGVPAIVVFLNKADQVDDPELLELVEMEVRELLSSYDFPGDDIPVITGSALQALEGDAAAKEKILELMQAVDDYIPTPTRDTDKPFLMPVEDVFTITGRGTVATGRVERGELKLGDTVEIVGLSEEKKSTTVTGIEMFRKMLDSAVAGDNIGALLRGVDRKEIERGQVLAKPGTIHPHKKFKAQVYVLTKEEGGRHTPFFSNYRPQFYFRTTDVTGVVTLPEGTEMVMPGDNIEMSIELITPIAIEKGLRFAIREGGHTVGAGRVIEIDE encoded by the coding sequence ATGGCTAAACAGAAGTTTGAAAGAACTAAACCACATGTAAACATTGGTACAATCGGTCACGTTGACCATGGTAAAACTACTTTAACTGCTGCTATCACTAAAGTTTTATCTGAAAAAGGTATGGCTCAGTTCGAAGATTACAGCATGATTGATAAAGCTCCAGAAGAACGTGAACGTGGTATTACAATCAACACTGCACACGTTGAATATGAAACTGACAGCAGACACTATGCACACGTTGACTGCCCAGGCCATGCTGACTATGTTAAAAACATGATCACTGGTGCTGCTCAGATGGACGGTGCTATCCTCGTTGTTAGCGCTGCTGATGGCCCTATGCCACAGACTCGTGAACACATTCTTCTTGCTCGTCAGGTTGGTGTTCCTGCAATCGTTGTATTCCTTAACAAAGCTGACCAGGTTGACGATCCTGAACTTCTCGAACTCGTTGAAATGGAAGTTCGTGAGCTTCTTTCCAGCTATGACTTCCCAGGTGATGATATCCCTGTAATAACTGGTTCCGCTCTTCAAGCTCTTGAAGGCGATGCAGCTGCTAAAGAAAAAATTCTTGAATTAATGCAAGCTGTTGATGATTATATCCCAACTCCAACTCGTGACACTGATAAACCATTCTTAATGCCAGTTGAAGACGTATTCACAATCACTGGTCGTGGTACAGTTGCTACTGGTCGTGTAGAACGTGGTGAACTCAAACTTGGTGACACTGTTGAAATCGTTGGTCTTTCTGAAGAAAAGAAATCCACTACTGTAACTGGTATCGAAATGTTCCGCAAAATGCTTGATAGCGCTGTTGCTGGTGACAACATCGGTGCATTACTTCGTGGTGTAGACCGTAAAGAAATTGAACGTGGTCAAGTACTTGCTAAACCTGGTACTATTCATCCACACAAAAAATTCAAAGCTCAGGTTTACGTTCTTACTAAAGAAGAAGGTGGACGTCATACTCCATTCTTCTCCAACTATCGACCACAGTTCTATTTCCGTACTACTGACGTTACTGGTGTTGTAACTCTTCCAGAAGGTACTGAAATGGTTATGCCTGGCGATAACATTGAAATGTCTATCGAACTTATCACTCCAATCGCTATTGAAAAAGGTCTTCGCTTCGCTATTCGTGAAGGTGGCCATACAGTAGGCGCTGGTCGTGTAATCGAAATCGACGAATAA